CCAATCCACTTGTATTCTGGATCATAATATTTTGCATCAACATGTTCTAATTCTTTGGATTGGTAGGGTTGGAAATATTCAGTATACGATGCTAATGACTCTGCACCACCACCCCAGACAACATCACCTTGAGCATTACCGTCTTCCGATTCAACACGTTTGAGTAATTCTCCAGTACCAGCAGCAACAATCTCTACTTTGATACCTGTCTTTTCCTCAAATTCTTTGACTACTGAGTTAATTGTTTCGGCTGGATGAGGTGAATAAATCGTAAGTGTTTTACTTCCTTCTCCACCATCATTACCACCGGATGAACATGCGGTTAATGCGAGTGCAACAATCGCGATCATCATTACTTTGAAGTACTTTTTCATTTGATTCCTCCTGTAAGCGCTTCGACTAACTAAAGATTACCATTGATACCTATTCTGTACAATCGTACAAAACGGTCATTTTGTTTAAAAAACAGGACAAAGATTGTAATCGCTATCAATTGCTTGTAATTTATAGGTAGGAGGAACACCTATGATTAAATTTGGTACTGGGGGATGGCGCGCTATAATTGCAGATGCCTTCACCAAAGAGAATGTGCAAATTCTTGCTCAAGCAGTTGTTAAAGAATTGAGTAAAAAAGAAATCGTAATTGGTTTTGATCGCCGCTTCTTATCCGATATTGCGGCACAATGGTTGGCTGAAGTATTCGCTGGAAATGGTATCCATGTTTATTTTATTAAGCGTGCAGTTCCAACGCCGATGATTATGTTTGCTACCGAATCACTAAAACTTGATTACGGACTCGCGGTAACAGCAAGCCATAATCCGGCAATATACAATGGAATTAAAGTCTTTACGTACGGCGGTAGGGATGCTACACAAGAAGTGACCGCAGTCCTTCAAAAGAACACCGAAACAAATGATCCTGTTTCCGTGATGGACTTTGAAACTGGTATTAAAGAAGGATTGATTGAGTATTACAACCCTCAAAACGAGTATATTGATGCCGTACTTAACTTTGTAGACACCGAAGCAATTCGTAAAGCACAGCTCAGTGTGCTCGTAGATACCATGTTTGGAGTATCGAAGACTTCACTTTCAATCATTCTCAACACAACGCGCTGTGATGTTGATATTATCAATGATCGCCACGATACATTGTTTGGTGGGAAACTTCCCTCACCTGCATCCACAACACTGCATAAACTTAGTGATTTGGTACGAGAAAATCATTATGATATTGGAATCGCTACAGACGGTGATGCAGACCGGATTGGTATTATCGATGAAAATGGACGGTTCATTCATCCCAATCTGTTGATAGCGCTAATCTATCGCTACCTCCTTGTAGAAAAAGGATGGCATGGCCCTGCTGTTCGAAACTTGTCAACAACTCATTTGATTGATAAAATCGCTGCAAAGTATGGTCAATATGTCGTCGAGACGCCGGTTGGGTTTAAACACATTACTGAAGGCATGGATGAGAGTGGTGCAATCATTGGTGGTGAATCGAGTGGGGGGCTTACCATCGCAGGGCACATAAAAGGGAAAGATGGTATTTTCGCAGCAACGCTTCTCGTTGAAATGATTGCTGTTACCGGAAAGAAAATTGGCCAATTGGTTAACGAACTTTATCAAGAATTTGGAGATTTGTATAATGATGAGCGTGACTACAGTTTCACCCTGGCAACACGTGAGCGTATTGAAACACTCTTGTTTGCAGACCGTGCCTTGCCAGACTTTGAAAAAGAAGTCGATCGCATCTCTTATATGGATGGTCTCAAGGTATACTTCAAAGATAACTCATGGATTAGTGCACGATTCTCTGGAACCGAACCGCTCATACGGATTTTCGTTGAATCGGATAGCAATCGCGAAAACCTTCGTCTCATCGAAATATTAGAGAAATTCCTAGACATAAAAGGAAACTAGAGCGAATCTAGTTTCCTTTTTTTAGATGAGATGAACATTTTTTAGATAGTGACGGAAGAGCGTCAGATTCCCGTTGTATTGGTAAGCATACATTCCTACTGATTCAGCGGCCTTTGTATTGGCTCCCAAATCATCCACAAATAAGCACTCTTCTGCGATGAGTTTGTTTGAATCCAATAGGTATTCATAAATTCGAATGTCCGGCTTGGATATATGGATATCTGCGGAAATGAGCAGGCCATCAAAGTATTGGAATACTTCATAGGTATCTTTGTATGAGTGGAAGCGGTCGGCAGCATTTGAACACAGGTAGATGCCATACCCCTTCTCTTTAAGTTCTTTGATAAGTTCAAGCATATCCAATCGTGGTACCTTGTGCAAGTGCCATGTATTAAGAATGTCACGAATTAGCGTGTGATATTCGACAGGTGCACTCTTAAGCAACCCATCTTTTGCTTCATCAAAGGACACATCCCCATTATCAAGTTGTGACCATAACGTGTTTCCAAAGATTAAATCCTTCAATGCTTTTATTACTTTCATATCATCTGTGTATTGCGATAACATGTAATCTGGGCTAAAGTCCATAAGAACATTTCCCATGTCAAATATAAAATTTTGAATCATGTTTGGCTCCTTTTGTCTGTACCATCAATTATACACGATTTGAACATATGATAAATTAGATATCTGAAGTTGCATAAAAAAAAGACACTTACAAGAATGTAAGTGTCTCAATTTTAGATATGAATTGGCAATCCAAGTGATAACTCAGATGCATCCATGACTGTTTCAGCCAATGTTGGGTGAGCATGAATTGTTAATGATAAATCTTCAACGTTCATACGTGTTTCAACAGCTAATCCAATTTCAGCAATAACGTCACTTGCTCCGACTCCAGCTACTTGTCCACCTAAGAGTAGACCTGTTTCTTTGTCTGTAATTAAACGGACAAATCCTTCAGTTGCATTGAGGGATAACGCACGACCGTTTCCACCGAATGGGAACTTCGAAACTTTAACCGTTAAACCTTGGTCTTTTGCTTCTTTTTCTGTTAAACCAACAGTTGCAAGTTCAGGGTCTGTAAAGCAAACTGCAGGGATAGCAACGTAGTCAATGACAACGTTTTCACCGGCAATAACTTCTGCAGCAATCTTCGCTTCGTATGAAGCTTTGTGTGCAAGTGCAGCTCCTGGAACAATATCTCCAATTGCGAAGATGTGTGATTGACTTGTACGACCTTGGTTATCAACATTGATAAGTCCACGATCATTCATTTCAACTCCAGCAACTTGCAATCCAAGATCATCTGTATTTGGACGACGTCCAACAGTAACCATGACAAAATCAGCGTTTACTGTATGTGGTTTTCCGTCGACTTCATAGACAACTTCAACACCATCTTTTGTTTCTTTGGCTTCTTTAGCCATTGCATTGTTAACAATTGTTACATTCTTTTTCGCAAATTCGTTCTCAACAAGTTTGATCATGTCGCGGTCGAATTGTGGCAAGATTGTTGGTGCACCTTCAAGGATTGTAATTTCAGTACCTAAGTTTGCGTAAACTCCAGCTAACTCACTACCGATATATCCTCCACCAATAACAACAAGTTTTTTAGGGATTTCTTTTAAGTTCAATCCACCTGTTGAATCGATGATACGTTTTCCAAATTTGAAACCTTTGATTTCAATTGGACGACTTCCTGTTGCAATGATTGCATTTTTGAAAGTGTAAGATTGTGCATCGTCACCATTAACAACACGTAATTGATGTGTATCGTTAAAGAATGCGGTACCTTTGATAATTTCAACTTTATTCTTTTTAAGAAGTCCAGCTACTCCTGTTGTAAGTGTCTTAACAACTTTTGTATCTTTCCATTCTTGTGTTTTTGCAAAATCGATATGAACATTTTCTGATGTGATACCGAATGCCGTTGAGTCTAATGACTCACGGTAACGGTGTCCAGCATTGATTAATGCTTTTGAAGGAATACATCCAACATTCAAACATACACCACCAATTGCATCTTTTTCAATAATTGCTACTTTTTTCCCGAGTTGTGCTGCGCGAATTGCGGCAACATATCCTCCAGGACCTGACCCGATAACAACTGTATCGAGTTCTAATGCTAAATCTCCAACTACCATGTGTTTACCGTCCTTCTATTAAGATTCCATCAAGAGAAGCTCTGGATTGCTCAAGAGGCGTTTCACTTCGTTCATCGCCATTTGTGCAGTCATACCATCGATAATACGGTGGTCAAAGCTCAATGATAATGCTAAGACATTACCAACACCAAGTGTACCGTCTTCAAGTACTACTGGTTTCTTGTCGATACGTCCAACACCAAGGATTGCAACTTCTGGGAAGTTAATGATTGGTGTAAACCATAGACCACGTGCTGAACCAATATTTGAAATTGTGATTGTTCCATCACGCATATCTGCTAATGCTAATTTGTTATCATTTGCATCTTTTGCAAGTGATGTAATTTCTTTAGCGATTGTAAAGAGACCTTTTGAGTCTGCGTTTTTGATATTTGGTACATATAAACCATGCGGTGTATCTGCAGCAAATCCAATGTTAAAGTAGTTTTTATAGACAATTTCATTTGTCTTGTCATCAACACTACTGTTCAATACTGGGTACTTACGTACAACAGCAACCAACGCTTTAACAACGTATGGTAAGAATGTCAATTTTGCATCTTGTGCTGCGGCAACATCTTTGAATTTCTTGCGATGATTTACAAGTTCTGTAACATCAACTTCATCGAATAATGTAACATGTGGTGCTTCGCGTTTGCTTGTAACCATTGCTTTAGCGATTGCACGACGTGTTGGTGACATTGCTTCACGTGTTTCTGATCCAGCAGCTGTAACAGTCGCTTTGACAGCTGCTTTTGGTGCTTCTGTAGTTGCTTGTGTTGTTGCTGATGGTGCGATTGCTTCTGGTGCGAATGTTGCTTCAGTTGTTTGAACTGGGGCTCCACCTGCTAAGAATGCATCGACATCTGATTTACGAATATGACCATGTTTACCTGTTGCAGCAACTTGTGTTAAGTCTACACCTTTTTCACGTGCATAACGACGTACTGAAGGCATTGCTAAGATACGGCCATCGATTGAGTTATCAGCGTATGTTGTTCCGTTTCCGGCTTTTTCTCCAACAGGTGCACTCACTGCAGGTGCAGGAGTTGTTGCTGCCGGTGCTGGAGCATGAGTGCCACCAGCTGTTGTAATTTCAACAAGTGCATCACCAACAGTTGATACTGTTCCAGGTGTTACTAAGATTTTAGCAATTGTTCCTGATACAGGTGATGGGATTTCTTGAACGAGTTTATCATTTTGGATTTCTAACATTGGTGCATCTTCAGTGACTGTATCACCTTCTTTTACGAACCATTGTACGATTTCACCTTCTGCAATACCTTCGCCAACATCTGGCATGTTGAATACAAAGTTTGCAGATGCTGTTGCAGCAGGTGCTTGAGCAGCTGGTGTTGGTGCAGGTGCTGCTTCAGCGTGGGCAACAGGTGCGCCACCTTCAGTAGCAAATTCGACCAAGTCGTCACCTACTGATGACACAGTTCCTGGTTGAACTAAAATCTTTGAAACTGTACCTGTAACAGGTG
The window above is part of the Erysipelothrix sp. HDW6C genome. Proteins encoded here:
- a CDS encoding phosphoglucomutase/phosphomannomutase family protein, translating into MIKFGTGGWRAIIADAFTKENVQILAQAVVKELSKKEIVIGFDRRFLSDIAAQWLAEVFAGNGIHVYFIKRAVPTPMIMFATESLKLDYGLAVTASHNPAIYNGIKVFTYGGRDATQEVTAVLQKNTETNDPVSVMDFETGIKEGLIEYYNPQNEYIDAVLNFVDTEAIRKAQLSVLVDTMFGVSKTSLSIILNTTRCDVDIINDRHDTLFGGKLPSPASTTLHKLSDLVRENHYDIGIATDGDADRIGIIDENGRFIHPNLLIALIYRYLLVEKGWHGPAVRNLSTTHLIDKIAAKYGQYVVETPVGFKHITEGMDESGAIIGGESSGGLTIAGHIKGKDGIFAATLLVEMIAVTGKKIGQLVNELYQEFGDLYNDERDYSFTLATRERIETLLFADRALPDFEKEVDRISYMDGLKVYFKDNSWISARFSGTEPLIRIFVESDSNRENLRLIEILEKFLDIKGN
- a CDS encoding HAD family phosphatase → MIQNFIFDMGNVLMDFSPDYMLSQYTDDMKVIKALKDLIFGNTLWSQLDNGDVSFDEAKDGLLKSAPVEYHTLIRDILNTWHLHKVPRLDMLELIKELKEKGYGIYLCSNAADRFHSYKDTYEVFQYFDGLLISADIHISKPDIRIYEYLLDSNKLIAEECLFVDDLGANTKAAESVGMYAYQYNGNLTLFRHYLKNVHLI
- the lpdA gene encoding dihydrolipoyl dehydrogenase — translated: MVVGDLALELDTVVIGSGPGGYVAAIRAAQLGKKVAIIEKDAIGGVCLNVGCIPSKALINAGHRYRESLDSTAFGITSENVHIDFAKTQEWKDTKVVKTLTTGVAGLLKKNKVEIIKGTAFFNDTHQLRVVNGDDAQSYTFKNAIIATGSRPIEIKGFKFGKRIIDSTGGLNLKEIPKKLVVIGGGYIGSELAGVYANLGTEITILEGAPTILPQFDRDMIKLVENEFAKKNVTIVNNAMAKEAKETKDGVEVVYEVDGKPHTVNADFVMVTVGRRPNTDDLGLQVAGVEMNDRGLINVDNQGRTSQSHIFAIGDIVPGAALAHKASYEAKIAAEVIAGENVVIDYVAIPAVCFTDPELATVGLTEKEAKDQGLTVKVSKFPFGGNGRALSLNATEGFVRLITDKETGLLLGGQVAGVGASDVIAEIGLAVETRMNVEDLSLTIHAHPTLAETVMDASELSLGLPIHI
- a CDS encoding 2-oxo acid dehydrogenase subunit E2, which produces MSFKFKMPDVGEGIAEGEIVQWFVKEGDSIKEDEPLLEIQNDKLVQEIPSPVTGTVSKILVQPGTVSSVGDDLVEFATEGGAPVAHAEAAPAPTPAAQAPAATASANFVFNMPDVGEGIAEGEIVQWFVKEGDTVTEDAPMLEIQNDKLVQEIPSPVSGTIAKILVTPGTVSTVGDALVEITTAGGTHAPAPAATTPAPAVSAPVGEKAGNGTTYADNSIDGRILAMPSVRRYAREKGVDLTQVAATGKHGHIRKSDVDAFLAGGAPVQTTEATFAPEAIAPSATTQATTEAPKAAVKATVTAAGSETREAMSPTRRAIAKAMVTSKREAPHVTLFDEVDVTELVNHRKKFKDVAAAQDAKLTFLPYVVKALVAVVRKYPVLNSSVDDKTNEIVYKNYFNIGFAADTPHGLYVPNIKNADSKGLFTIAKEITSLAKDANDNKLALADMRDGTITISNIGSARGLWFTPIINFPEVAILGVGRIDKKPVVLEDGTLGVGNVLALSLSFDHRIIDGMTAQMAMNEVKRLLSNPELLLMES